A stretch of [Clostridium] scindens DNA encodes these proteins:
- the tpiA gene encoding triose-phosphate isomerase: MARRKIVAGNWKMNKTPSEAVALVEELKPLVASEDVDVVFCVPAIDIIPVVEACKGTNIQVGAENMYFEESGAYTGEISPAMLTDAGVKYVVLGHSERREYFAETNETVNKKMLKAFEHGITPIMCCGETLEQREQGVTMDFIRQQVKVGFMGVTADQAKASVIAYEPIWAIGTGKTATTEQAEEVCAGIRACIAEIYDEATAEAIRIQYGGSVNAGNAAELFAQADIDGGLVGGASLKADFGKIVNYK; encoded by the coding sequence ATGGCAAGAAGGAAAATTGTAGCAGGAAACTGGAAAATGAACAAGACTCCAAGCGAGGCGGTTGCCCTGGTGGAAGAGTTAAAACCATTAGTAGCAAGCGAGGATGTCGATGTGGTATTCTGCGTACCCGCAATTGATATTATTCCTGTAGTAGAAGCATGCAAGGGAACCAATATCCAGGTTGGAGCTGAAAACATGTATTTTGAAGAGAGCGGAGCCTATACCGGAGAGATTTCTCCGGCCATGCTTACCGATGCAGGAGTAAAATACGTAGTTCTTGGACATTCTGAAAGAAGAGAATATTTCGCAGAGACCAATGAGACTGTAAATAAGAAGATGCTCAAGGCATTCGAGCACGGCATTACGCCAATCATGTGCTGCGGCGAGACGCTGGAGCAGAGGGAGCAGGGCGTGACCATGGACTTCATCCGCCAGCAGGTTAAGGTTGGATTCATGGGAGTGACCGCTGACCAGGCAAAGGCATCTGTAATCGCTTATGAGCCTATCTGGGCTATCGGAACAGGCAAGACTGCTACGACAGAGCAGGCAGAAGAAGTATGTGCAGGAATCCGCGCATGCATCGCTGAGATTTATGACGAGGCGACTGCAGAGGCAATCCGCATTCAGTACGGCGGCTCTGTAAACGCAGGAAACGCTGCAGAATTATTTGCGCAGGCTGATATTGACGGAGGCCTTGTAGGAGGCGCTTCTTTGAAGGCTGACTTTGGCAAGATCGTAAACTACAAATAG
- a CDS encoding phosphoglycerate kinase → MLNKKSVDDINVKGKKVLVRCDFNVPLIDGKITDENRLVAALPTIKKLIADGGKVILCSHLGKPKGEPVPELSLAPVAARLSELLGQEVKFAADREVVGPNAKAAVEAMKDGEVILLENTRYRIEETKNGEAFSKDLASLCDVFVNDAFGTAHRAHCSNVGVTQFVDTAVVGYLMQKEIDFLGNAVNNPERPFVAILGGAKVSSKISVIENLLDKVDTLIIGGGMSYTFSKAMGGNVGKSLLEEDYCQYALDMLKKAEEKGVKLLLPVDNVIADDFSNDANTQVVPRGEIPDGWEGLDIGPETEKIFCDAVQDAKTVVWNGPMGCFEMPNFAHGTEAVAKALADTDATTIIGGGDSAAAVNQLGYGDKMTHISTGGGASLEFLEGKELPGVAAANDK, encoded by the coding sequence ATGCTTAATAAAAAATCAGTAGACGATATCAACGTAAAAGGAAAAAAGGTACTGGTAAGATGCGACTTTAACGTTCCTCTTATCGATGGCAAGATTACAGATGAAAACCGTCTTGTCGCAGCGCTTCCGACCATTAAGAAGCTGATTGCGGACGGAGGAAAGGTAATCCTTTGCTCCCACCTTGGAAAGCCAAAGGGAGAGCCGGTTCCGGAACTGTCTTTAGCGCCGGTTGCGGCGCGCCTTTCAGAACTTCTCGGACAGGAAGTAAAGTTTGCCGCTGACAGAGAAGTAGTAGGGCCAAATGCAAAGGCAGCTGTAGAGGCGATGAAGGACGGAGAGGTTATCCTTCTTGAAAATACCAGATACAGGATCGAGGAGACGAAGAACGGAGAAGCGTTCAGCAAAGATCTTGCTTCTCTGTGCGACGTATTCGTAAATGATGCTTTCGGTACCGCACACAGGGCTCATTGCTCAAATGTAGGCGTTACGCAGTTTGTAGATACGGCAGTCGTAGGATATCTGATGCAGAAGGAGATCGATTTCCTTGGAAATGCAGTCAATAATCCAGAGCGGCCTTTTGTAGCTATCCTTGGAGGCGCAAAGGTATCCAGCAAGATTTCCGTAATCGAGAACCTGCTTGATAAAGTAGATACCTTGATTATCGGAGGCGGAATGTCCTATACGTTCAGCAAGGCTATGGGCGGAAATGTAGGAAAATCCCTCCTGGAAGAAGACTATTGCCAGTATGCCCTGGATATGCTTAAAAAGGCAGAGGAAAAGGGCGTAAAACTGTTACTGCCTGTAGACAATGTGATTGCAGACGATTTCTCGAATGACGCTAATACCCAGGTCGTGCCACGCGGCGAGATTCCGGATGGCTGGGAAGGACTGGACATCGGTCCTGAGACAGAGAAGATCTTCTGTGACGCCGTTCAGGACGCAAAGACTGTCGTATGGAACGGACCGATGGGATGCTTTGAGATGCCTAACTTTGCACACGGAACAGAGGCAGTGGCAAAAGCCCTGGCAGATACGGATGCGACCACGATCATCGGCGGCGGCGATTCCGCGGCGGCGGTAAACCAGCTGGGATACGGCGATAAGATGACACATATTTCCACAGGCGGCGGCGCTTCCCTGGAATTCCTGGAAGGAAAAGAACTCCCAGGCGTAGCAGCAGCAAACGACAAGTAA
- the gap gene encoding type I glyceraldehyde-3-phosphate dehydrogenase: protein MAVKVAINGFGRIGRLAFRQMFGAEGYEVVAINDLTSPKMLAHLLKYDSSQGKYALADKVEATEDSIIVDGKEIKIYAKANAEELPWGEIGVDVVLECTGFYTSKEKASAHVKAGARKVVISAPAGNDLPTIVYNVNHETLKPEDTVISAASCTTNCLAPMAKALNDLAKIKSGIMCTIHAYTGDQMTLDGPQRKGDLRRSRAAALNIVPNSTGAAKAIGLVIPELNGKLIGAAQRVPTPTGSTTILTAVVDGTVTVDEINAAMKAAETESFGYNTDEIVSSDIIGMRYGSLFDATQTLALPLDNGTTEVQVVSWYDNENSYTSQMVRTIKYFSELA, encoded by the coding sequence ATGGCAGTAAAAGTAGCGATTAATGGATTCGGACGTATTGGACGTCTTGCGTTCAGACAGATGTTTGGAGCAGAAGGATATGAAGTTGTAGCGATCAACGACTTGACATCTCCTAAGATGCTTGCCCACTTGTTAAAATATGACTCTTCTCAGGGCAAATATGCTTTGGCTGACAAAGTAGAGGCTACAGAAGATTCTATCATCGTAGACGGAAAAGAGATCAAAATCTACGCAAAGGCTAATGCTGAAGAACTTCCATGGGGAGAGATCGGCGTTGACGTTGTTCTTGAATGTACAGGATTCTACACATCAAAAGAAAAAGCATCTGCACATGTAAAAGCAGGAGCAAGAAAAGTCGTTATCTCAGCACCAGCTGGAAACGACCTGCCAACTATCGTATATAATGTAAACCACGAAACACTGAAGCCGGAAGATACCGTTATCTCCGCAGCTTCCTGCACGACAAACTGCTTAGCGCCAATGGCTAAGGCTCTTAACGACCTTGCTAAGATCAAATCAGGAATCATGTGCACGATCCACGCTTACACAGGCGATCAGATGACTCTTGACGGACCGCAGAGAAAAGGCGACTTAAGAAGATCCCGCGCAGCTGCGCTTAACATCGTGCCAAACAGCACAGGCGCTGCAAAAGCGATCGGTCTTGTTATTCCAGAGTTAAATGGAAAATTAATCGGCGCTGCTCAGCGTGTTCCAACGCCAACAGGATCTACGACAATCCTTACGGCAGTTGTTGACGGAACCGTTACGGTTGATGAGATCAATGCAGCAATGAAAGCAGCAGAGACAGAGTCCTTCGGATACAACACAGACGAGATCGTATCCAGCGACATCATCGGTATGAGATACGGCTCATTATTTGACGCTACTCAGACACTGGCACTGCCATTAGATAACGGAACTACAGAAGTTCAGGTTGTATCTTGGTATGACAATGAGAATTCTTACACAAGCCAGATGGTTCGTACAATCAAATACTTCTCTGAACTGGCTTAA
- a CDS encoding histidinol-phosphatase HisJ family protein translates to MHTLFSHDSEAAPKEMIEGAIGKGLEMICFTDHYDKDDVEWGPESIFDPQEYFRVLEPLKEKYQDKIDVRIGVELGLRPYLGDYYREFVETYPFEFIIGSVHSIQSTDPASGKLFQDKTDEEAYRIAFEETLTDIQRFDGFDVLGHLDYVVRYGKEREKQYSYRKYADVIDQILKALIEKGKGLELNTAGLKYGLPFAHPQQDVLKRYKEMGGEIITIGADAHRPEHIAYDFQKASDILKGCGFKYYTEFSRRKPHFKQLP, encoded by the coding sequence ATGCACACATTATTTTCCCATGATTCTGAGGCCGCGCCAAAGGAGATGATTGAGGGGGCCATTGGGAAAGGGCTTGAGATGATCTGCTTTACCGATCATTATGATAAGGATGACGTGGAATGGGGACCGGAAAGCATCTTTGATCCGCAAGAATACTTCAGGGTCCTTGAGCCTCTTAAGGAAAAATACCAGGATAAGATTGACGTCAGAATAGGCGTGGAATTAGGATTGCGTCCCTATCTGGGGGACTATTACCGGGAGTTTGTGGAAACCTATCCATTTGAATTCATTATCGGCTCCGTGCACAGCATCCAGTCTACGGACCCGGCATCCGGGAAACTGTTCCAGGACAAGACGGATGAAGAAGCCTATCGTATAGCGTTTGAAGAAACATTGACGGATATCCAAAGATTCGACGGATTTGACGTGCTGGGACATCTGGACTATGTGGTCAGATATGGAAAAGAAAGAGAGAAGCAGTATTCCTATCGAAAATACGCGGATGTGATAGACCAGATTCTGAAAGCCTTGATTGAAAAGGGCAAGGGACTGGAATTAAATACGGCGGGCCTGAAATACGGCCTTCCTTTTGCGCATCCGCAGCAGGATGTGCTGAAGCGTTATAAGGAAATGGGCGGCGAGATCATAACCATTGGCGCGGATGCCCACAGGCCGGAGCATATTGCCTATGATTTTCAGAAGGCATCGGACATCCTGAAGGGCTGCGGCTTTAAATATTATACAGAATTTTCCAGACGGAAGCCGCATTTTAAGCAACTTCCATAA
- the mnmA gene encoding tRNA 2-thiouridine(34) synthase MnmA encodes MEKKKVVVGMSGGVDSSVAAWLLKEQGYDVIGVTMQIWQDEERIIEEEQGGCCGLSAVDDARRVAASLGIPYYVMNFKQEFKTYVIDYFMDEYLHGRTPNPCIACNRYVKWESLLKRSMEIGADYIATGHYARIERLGNGRYALRTSATSVKDQTYALYSLTQEQLKRTLMPVGEYTKDEIRKLAGEIGLNVADKPDSQDICFVPDGDYASYIEANSGARILPGNFVLSDGTVVGQHKGIVHYTVGQRKGLGLSLGHPVFVLDIRPETNEIVVGTNEESMTRHVRADRINFMSIEDLADKKRVWAKIRYNHRGAWCTVEKTGEDEILCIFEEPQRAVTPGQAVVLYDGEYVLGGGTIIGDE; translated from the coding sequence ATGGAGAAGAAAAAAGTCGTAGTCGGGATGTCCGGAGGCGTGGACTCTTCCGTGGCCGCCTGGCTATTAAAAGAACAAGGATATGATGTGATCGGGGTTACGATGCAGATCTGGCAGGATGAAGAACGCATCATAGAGGAAGAGCAAGGGGGATGCTGCGGACTGAGCGCAGTGGATGACGCAAGGCGCGTGGCGGCATCCCTTGGAATCCCCTATTATGTCATGAATTTTAAGCAGGAATTTAAGACCTATGTCATAGACTATTTCATGGATGAGTATCTGCATGGAAGAACTCCGAATCCATGTATCGCCTGCAACCGCTATGTAAAGTGGGAGTCCCTTCTTAAAAGGAGCATGGAGATTGGAGCAGACTATATTGCCACTGGACATTACGCCCGTATCGAGAGGCTCGGTAACGGGCGTTATGCCCTGCGCACGTCGGCCACCAGCGTGAAGGATCAGACTTACGCGCTGTATAGCCTGACCCAGGAACAGCTGAAAAGGACCCTCATGCCGGTGGGGGAATATACGAAAGATGAGATTCGCAAGCTGGCTGGGGAAATTGGCCTTAATGTGGCGGATAAGCCGGACAGCCAGGATATCTGCTTTGTGCCGGATGGGGACTATGCTTCATATATAGAAGCGAATTCCGGGGCCAGGATCCTGCCTGGAAATTTTGTGCTTTCCGATGGAACGGTGGTGGGGCAGCATAAGGGAATCGTTCATTATACCGTTGGCCAGCGGAAAGGACTGGGGCTGTCTCTTGGACACCCCGTATTTGTGCTTGACATCCGGCCGGAGACGAATGAGATTGTCGTAGGGACCAATGAAGAGTCCATGACCCGCCATGTCAGGGCAGACAGAATCAACTTTATGTCCATAGAGGATCTTGCTGATAAGAAGAGAGTCTGGGCAAAGATAAGATATAACCACCGGGGCGCATGGTGCACGGTGGAGAAGACAGGAGAAGACGAGATCCTGTGCATATTTGAAGAGCCGCAGAGGGCAGTCACTCCGGGGCAGGCGGTAGTCCTGTATGACGGAGAGTATGTGCTGGGCGGAGGAACAATTATAGGAGATGAGTAG
- the nifU gene encoding Fe-S cluster assembly scaffold protein NifU, whose translation MYSEKVMDHFEHPRNVGEIENASGVGTVGNAKCGDIMRIYLDIDDDQIIRDVKFKTFGCGAAVATSSMATELVKGKSIQEAMEVTNKAVMEALDGLPPVKVHCSLLAEEAIHAALWDYAEKHDIKIEGLEKPKSDIHEGEEEEEEEY comes from the coding sequence ATGTATTCAGAGAAGGTAATGGATCATTTTGAGCATCCCAGGAATGTTGGGGAGATAGAGAATGCCAGTGGCGTGGGAACGGTAGGAAATGCCAAATGTGGCGACATCATGCGCATTTACCTGGACATTGACGATGACCAGATCATCCGCGACGTGAAGTTTAAGACGTTCGGCTGCGGCGCAGCGGTTGCCACCAGCAGCATGGCTACGGAACTGGTAAAAGGCAAGTCGATCCAGGAAGCGATGGAAGTGACAAACAAGGCGGTCATGGAAGCGCTGGATGGCCTGCCGCCGGTGAAAGTGCACTGCTCTCTTCTGGCGGAAGAGGCAATTCATGCGGCACTGTGGGATTATGCCGAGAAGCACGACATCAAGATAGAAGGCCTTGAGAAGCCCAAGTCAGATATCCATGAAGGCGAGGAAGAGGAAGAAGAGGAATATTAA
- the nifS gene encoding cysteine desulfurase NifS, which translates to MERLIYLDNAATTKTAPEVVEAMLPYFTERYGNPSSVYGFAAANKEVISQQRDVIAGVLGAKGNEIYFTAGGSEADNWALKATAEAYEGKGNHIITTKIEHHAILHTCEYLEKKGYEVTYLDVDEDGVVKLDELKAAIRPTTILISVMYANNEIGTIQPIREIGEIAHEHGILFHTDAVQAFGQVPIHVDECHIDMLSASGHKLNGPKGIGFLYIRTGVKIRSFVHGGGQERKRRAGTENVPGIVGLGAAVKRAADTMAERTGKETELRDYLINRVLDEIPHCRLNGHRTKRLPNNANFSFQFIEGESLLIKLDMKGICGSSGSACTSGSLDPSHVLLAIGLPHEIAHGSLRLTLNEEITKEDIDYVVDSLKEIVGHLREMSPLYEDFMNKQKK; encoded by the coding sequence ATGGAAAGACTTATATATTTAGACAATGCAGCGACAACGAAGACGGCGCCGGAGGTAGTGGAGGCAATGCTGCCGTATTTTACGGAAAGGTATGGAAATCCATCCAGCGTCTATGGATTTGCCGCAGCGAATAAGGAAGTAATCAGCCAGCAGAGGGATGTGATCGCGGGCGTGCTGGGGGCTAAGGGCAATGAAATCTATTTTACCGCAGGAGGCTCTGAAGCTGACAACTGGGCATTAAAGGCCACGGCAGAAGCCTACGAGGGCAAGGGCAATCACATCATCACCACGAAGATCGAGCATCATGCCATCCTTCATACCTGCGAATACCTTGAGAAGAAAGGGTATGAAGTGACCTATCTGGATGTAGACGAGGACGGCGTGGTAAAGCTGGACGAATTAAAAGCCGCCATCAGGCCGACGACGATCCTGATTTCCGTCATGTATGCCAACAATGAGATCGGCACCATACAGCCGATCCGGGAAATCGGCGAGATCGCCCATGAGCATGGAATCCTGTTCCATACGGACGCGGTTCAGGCATTCGGGCAGGTTCCCATCCATGTAGACGAATGCCATATTGACATGCTCAGCGCCAGCGGCCATAAGCTGAACGGGCCAAAAGGAATCGGATTCCTATACATCCGCACTGGCGTCAAGATCCGTTCCTTCGTGCACGGAGGCGGACAGGAAAGAAAGCGCCGGGCGGGAACGGAAAATGTTCCTGGAATCGTAGGCCTTGGGGCGGCCGTAAAGCGCGCTGCGGATACGATGGCAGAGCGGACCGGCAAGGAGACGGAACTTCGGGATTATCTCATTAACCGGGTGCTTGACGAGATCCCGCATTGCCGGCTTAACGGACACAGGACGAAGAGGCTTCCGAATAATGCCAACTTCAGCTTCCAGTTTATCGAAGGCGAGTCTCTCCTGATCAAGCTGGATATGAAAGGGATCTGTGGTTCCAGCGGCTCTGCCTGTACATCAGGATCCCTGGACCCGTCCCACGTGCTTCTGGCCATCGGGCTGCCTCATGAGATTGCCCATGGGTCTTTGAGGCTAACGCTGAATGAGGAGATAACAAAGGAAGATATCGATTACGTGGTGGACTCCTTAAAAGAGATCGTAGGCCACTTAAGGGAAATGTCTCCGCTGTATGAAGATTTTATGAACAAGCAGAAGAAATAG
- a CDS encoding RrF2 family transcriptional regulator, whose product MKLSTKGRYGLRALIDLARYSEEEPVSINNISVRQDISERYLEQLVALLKKAGLVKSIRGATGGYVLAKKAEEISVGDVLRALEGSLEPVKCAAFYSDEGCMAADGCVTKYVWQKINDSINKTVDEIMLDELVRESKMINPEGDCENPRCNQ is encoded by the coding sequence ATGAAACTTTCGACCAAAGGAAGATATGGACTGCGCGCGCTCATAGATTTGGCCAGATATAGTGAGGAAGAGCCTGTGTCCATCAATAATATTTCCGTAAGGCAGGATATATCCGAACGGTATCTGGAACAGTTGGTGGCCTTGCTTAAGAAGGCTGGGCTGGTAAAGAGCATCCGCGGGGCAACTGGGGGATACGTGCTTGCGAAAAAAGCGGAGGAGATCTCGGTAGGCGATGTGCTAAGGGCTCTGGAAGGGAGCCTGGAGCCGGTGAAATGTGCCGCGTTTTATTCCGATGAAGGCTGTATGGCCGCAGATGGCTGCGTGACTAAATATGTATGGCAGAAGATTAATGACAGCATCAATAAGACGGTGGATGAGATCATGCTGGACGAGCTGGTACGGGAAAGCAAGATGATCAATCCGGAGGGCGACTGTGAGAATCCCAGATGCAATCAATAG
- a CDS encoding polysaccharide biosynthesis protein, which yields MSRKRAIIKGTFILTITGFATRFMGFFYRIFLSHAFGEEGVGLYQLVFPIYALCFSLTSAGIQLALSRCVARCMTQGKKKEARELLCTSLVLTVAVSCIVTVILQKYSIFIADTFLKDSRCAQLLVILSYAFPFASIHSCICGYYFGLKQTGIPATSQMIEQIARILSVYLIYIYGMRHGVRFGVSIAVAGLIAGEILSSLFCLRSILGKGGFGKWPRIRLSSCMKHGRELIALSIPLTASRVLLNVLQSIEAISIPLKLQTYGMSVAEALSIYGVLTGMALPCVLFPSAITNSVSTMLLPAVAEIQAMENHKELSALVKKVTYSCIFLGSICCVLLLTFGNWIGTVLFHSPMAGGYIVTLSWMCPFLYTNNTLISIVNGIGKTTLSFIINSASLGIRIASVLLFIPVFGIQGYLWGMLASQLCIFLFCLIYLNYYLKRERE from the coding sequence ATGTCTCGAAAACGCGCCATTATCAAAGGCACTTTCATATTGACCATTACCGGTTTCGCCACCAGGTTCATGGGATTTTTTTACCGTATCTTTCTAAGCCATGCCTTTGGGGAGGAAGGCGTGGGCCTGTACCAGCTTGTCTTTCCAATCTATGCCCTCTGCTTCTCCCTTACCTCCGCAGGGATCCAGCTGGCACTGTCCCGCTGCGTGGCAAGATGCATGACCCAGGGCAAAAAGAAGGAAGCCCGGGAGCTTTTGTGCACCAGTCTGGTTCTTACGGTTGCCGTCTCCTGTATTGTGACGGTAATTCTTCAGAAATATTCGATATTTATTGCCGATACCTTCTTAAAAGACTCAAGATGCGCCCAGCTGCTGGTAATCCTTTCCTATGCGTTTCCATTCGCCTCCATCCACAGCTGCATCTGCGGATACTATTTCGGGCTAAAGCAGACCGGCATCCCCGCTACCTCCCAGATGATCGAGCAGATAGCAAGAATCTTAAGCGTGTATCTGATCTACATATATGGTATGAGGCACGGCGTCCGCTTCGGCGTATCCATCGCCGTCGCGGGCCTGATCGCTGGAGAGATCCTTTCCTCCCTGTTCTGCCTGCGCTCCATCCTTGGCAAAGGAGGCTTTGGGAAATGGCCCAGAATACGCCTCTCGTCCTGCATGAAGCATGGGCGCGAACTGATAGCGCTGTCCATCCCGCTGACCGCAAGCCGGGTACTTCTAAATGTCCTTCAAAGCATAGAGGCAATCTCCATCCCATTGAAGCTCCAGACCTATGGAATGTCGGTTGCCGAGGCGCTGAGCATCTACGGGGTTCTGACCGGAATGGCCCTTCCCTGCGTGCTCTTCCCTTCCGCGATCACCAATTCCGTATCCACCATGCTGCTTCCCGCGGTAGCCGAGATACAGGCCATGGAGAATCACAAAGAACTGTCCGCGCTGGTGAAAAAGGTTACTTACTCCTGCATTTTCCTGGGGAGCATCTGCTGCGTGCTGCTGCTTACGTTCGGCAATTGGATTGGAACCGTGCTATTTCACAGTCCTATGGCCGGAGGGTACATCGTCACTCTGTCCTGGATGTGCCCGTTCTTATACACTAACAATACCTTGATCAGCATCGTAAACGGGATTGGCAAGACTACCTTGTCTTTTATAATCAATTCTGCCAGCCTCGGAATCCGTATCGCCAGCGTTCTGCTCTTCATCCCCGTTTTTGGGATCCAGGGGTATCTCTGGGGCATGCTTGCAAGCCAGCTGTGCATCTTCCTATTCTGCCTGATCTATCTCAATTATTATCTGAAAAGGGAAAGGGAGTGA
- a CDS encoding stage II sporulation protein M: MRIRENKKHFILFYMLGFFIGIVYANLMSKDYITSMGIFNEFFLSQYMQADVDVAEYIWYVVRIRVAPVAVICALGCTRLRKLVVALFLLWTGFSSGMIMTSSVLKMGVKGIILCLIALTPHFIFYIAGYLILLWYFFSYPESRWNLSKTVSFLLFIAVGILLECYVNPVIMQMFLKTL; encoded by the coding sequence GTGAGGATACGTGAGAACAAGAAGCATTTCATCTTGTTTTATATGCTGGGCTTTTTTATTGGAATCGTCTATGCGAATCTGATGTCCAAAGACTATATTACAAGCATGGGGATCTTCAATGAATTTTTTTTAAGCCAGTATATGCAGGCAGATGTGGATGTTGCGGAATATATCTGGTATGTGGTACGGATAAGGGTCGCGCCGGTAGCCGTAATCTGCGCGCTGGGATGTACCAGGCTGAGGAAGCTGGTGGTTGCGCTGTTTCTGCTATGGACAGGCTTTTCCAGCGGGATGATCATGACCTCGTCGGTGCTTAAGATGGGCGTAAAGGGAATCATCCTGTGCCTGATCGCGCTGACGCCGCATTTTATTTTCTACATAGCGGGGTATCTGATCCTTCTGTGGTATTTCTTCTCTTATCCGGAATCCAGATGGAATCTGTCCAAGACGGTCAGCTTCCTGCTCTTTATCGCCGTAGGGATTCTGCTGGAGTGCTATGTGAATCCGGTAATTATGCAGATGTTCTTGAAGACGTTATGA
- a CDS encoding NUDIX hydrolase has product MSEEVRRVGRELVYKGAILEVYKDHMEFANGNHADWDYIHHDGAAAVVPVLPDGRILMVSQYRNALERHTLEIPAGKLDRPDEPGRLCAGRELEEETGYRSDSLEWLITLRTTVAFCDEKIEIYVAKNLTAASQHLDEDEYVDVKAYAIEELKEMIFGGTIEDSKTIAAILAYESKYLKQK; this is encoded by the coding sequence ATGAGTGAAGAAGTCAGACGCGTAGGCAGAGAACTAGTATATAAAGGAGCAATCCTTGAAGTCTATAAAGACCATATGGAATTTGCCAATGGCAACCATGCGGACTGGGATTATATCCATCATGACGGGGCGGCCGCGGTCGTCCCCGTACTTCCTGATGGCAGGATACTGATGGTGTCCCAGTATAGGAATGCGCTGGAGCGGCATACCCTGGAAATACCGGCCGGAAAACTGGACAGGCCGGATGAGCCAGGCAGGCTGTGTGCAGGAAGGGAACTGGAAGAAGAGACCGGCTATCGGTCAGACAGTTTGGAATGGCTGATTACCCTCCGTACCACCGTCGCTTTCTGCGACGAGAAGATTGAGATCTATGTGGCAAAGAACCTGACGGCTGCCAGCCAGCATCTGGACGAGGATGAATACGTGGACGTAAAGGCCTATGCCATAGAGGAACTTAAGGAGATGATATTTGGCGGAACGATTGAAGATTCCAAGACCATTGCGGCAATTCTTGCCTATGAGTCCAAATATTTAAAACAGAAATAA
- a CDS encoding pyridoxal phosphate-dependent aminotransferase: protein MALTLSRKAAQVKPSSTLAITAKAKELKAEGIDVVGFGAGEPDFNTPENINEAAIAAIKSGFTKYTPASGTAELKKAVSRKFEEFNGLHYGTDQIVISNGGKHSLTNVFQAIMNPGDEVIIPAPYWLTYPEIVKLCDGVPVYVYGTKDSGYKVTAKQIEDAITDKTKAVILNTPNNPTGMVYSEGELRAIADVAVKNDIYVVADEMYENLIYGDKKHVSIASLGEEIYKRTITCSGLSKSYSMTGWRIGYTGSSAEIAKLMGSIQSHQTSNPNSIAQKAALEALQGPQDAVAAMREEFDQRRKYMYERVSQMPLVDALEPEGAFYTFVDFTDVLEKSYKGVRIGTASRVAEILIEDYKVAVVPCQDFGFDNFIRLSYAISMENIKKGLDRIEEFVSSL, encoded by the coding sequence ATGGCGTTGACATTATCAAGAAAAGCGGCTCAGGTTAAGCCGTCTTCAACATTAGCAATTACTGCGAAGGCAAAGGAATTAAAAGCAGAGGGAATTGATGTAGTAGGATTTGGGGCAGGAGAGCCAGATTTTAATACGCCGGAAAATATTAATGAGGCTGCGATTGCCGCGATCAAGTCCGGATTTACAAAATATACGCCGGCCTCAGGAACCGCGGAACTTAAAAAAGCGGTCAGCAGGAAGTTCGAAGAGTTTAACGGACTGCATTATGGAACGGATCAGATCGTAATCAGCAACGGCGGAAAACATTCTTTGACCAATGTATTCCAGGCAATTATGAACCCTGGAGACGAAGTGATCATACCGGCGCCTTATTGGCTGACTTATCCAGAGATCGTAAAACTCTGCGACGGTGTTCCGGTATATGTCTATGGTACCAAAGACTCTGGGTACAAGGTGACCGCAAAGCAGATTGAGGATGCGATCACGGATAAGACGAAGGCGGTGATCCTCAATACGCCAAATAACCCTACCGGAATGGTTTATTCTGAGGGAGAACTAAGAGCCATTGCAGACGTGGCGGTCAAAAATGATATTTATGTGGTTGCAGATGAAATGTATGAGAACCTGATCTATGGGGATAAGAAGCATGTAAGCATTGCATCCCTTGGAGAAGAGATTTATAAGAGAACGATTACCTGCAGCGGCTTGTCAAAGAGTTACTCTATGACTGGATGGAGAATCGGATATACAGGCTCCAGCGCAGAGATCGCGAAACTGATGGGAAGCATTCAGAGCCATCAGACTTCCAATCCTAACTCCATCGCCCAGAAGGCTGCCCTGGAAGCGCTTCAGGGACCTCAGGATGCAGTGGCGGCCATGAGGGAGGAATTTGACCAGAGAAGGAAATACATGTATGAGCGTGTCAGCCAGATGCCGCTTGTAGATGCGCTTGAGCCGGAAGGCGCTTTCTATACCTTCGTAGATTTTACGGATGTACTGGAAAAATCGTATAAAGGCGTGCGTATTGGCACGGCGAGCCGCGTTGCGGAGATCTTGATCGAAGACTACAAAGTTGCGGTTGTTCCCTGCCAGGATTTTGGATTTGACAATTTCATAAGGCTGTCTTATGCTATTTCCATGGAAAACATTAAAAAAGGCCTGGATCGCATCGAGGAATTCGTCTCTTCTTTGTAG